A window of Elgaria multicarinata webbii isolate HBS135686 ecotype San Diego chromosome 2, rElgMul1.1.pri, whole genome shotgun sequence contains these coding sequences:
- the LOC134393295 gene encoding C-X-C chemokine receptor type 1-like — MTELAFAFSDLDIYFEPENASDYPTYDPNSVLLDCTSVSVTIGFKYAAAFLYGLVCLLSLLGNSLVVLVITYNKANRSVTDVYLLNLAIADLLFALSLPMLAVYQVHEWIFGTAMCKLISALKEVNFYSGILLLAFISIDRYLAIVYATRAVTEKRHWVKFVCVGIWLFSFLLSLPVICFREAFLHSSKMFCYENINGSQTSYWRVILRILPQTFGFIIPLIIMLFCYGVTVHRLLQTKNSQKKKAMKVILVVVLVFLICWLPYHISLLADTLLRTGVIEDTCGHRDAIDGALSGTEILGYAHSCINPIIYAFIGQKFRNSFLKILVTHRIVSKEILIRYRKGSTSSISGNTSITL, encoded by the coding sequence ATGACAGAACTTGCATTTGCTTTCTCTGATTTGGATATATATTTCGAACCAGAAAATGCTAGTGATTATCCTACCTATGACCCTAATAGTGTACTATTAGACTGCACAAGTGTGAGTGTGACAATTGGGTTCAAGTATGCGGCGGCATTCCTCTATGGCCTGGTATGCCTTCTGAGCCTGCTGGGTAACTCCCTGGTGGTGCTGGTGATCACCTACAACAAGGCAAACCGTTCCGTTACTGACGTCTACCTTCTGAACCTTGCTATTGCCGATCTCCTCTTTGCACTCAGCTTGCCAATGTTGGCAGTTTACCAAGTTCATGAGTGGATCTTTGGCACTGCCATGTGCAAACTCATCTCAGCACTGAAGGAAGTCAACTTCTACAGCGGCATCCTTCTGTTGGCTTTTATCAGCATTGATCGCTACCTGGCCATAGTTTACGCAACTCGGGCAGTCACTGAGAAGAGGCACTGGGTCAAATTTGTCTGCGTTGGCATCTGGCTGTtctctttcctcctttccctccctgtaATCTGCTTCCGTGAGGCTTTCCTGCATTCATCTAAAATGTTTTGTTATGAGAATATTAATGGAAGCCAAACTTCGTACTGGAGGGTGATATTGAGAATCCTGCCACAAACATTTGGCTTCATCATCCCATTGATCATCATGCTCTTTTGCTATGGTGTGACAGTACACCGGCTCCTCCAGACCAAGAACAGCCAAAAAAAGAAGGCCATGAAAGTCATCTTGGTCGTGGTGTTGGTCTTCCTGATCTGTTGGCTGCCCTACCATATCTCCCTGCTTGCTGATACCTTGCTGAGGACTGGAGTTATTGAGGACACCTGTGGCCACCGTGATGCCATTGATGGAGCACTTTCAGGTACCGAGATCCTGGGATATGCTCACAGCTGTATAAACCCCATCATATATGCCTTTATAGGACAGAAGTTCCGGAACAGCTTCCTGAAGATCTTGGTCACCCATCGTATTGTCAGCAAAGAAATCCTGATTCGGTATAGGAAGGGGTCCACCTCATCTATCTCTGGCAACACTTCGATAACACTTTAA
- the LOC134393294 gene encoding C-X-C chemokine receptor type 1-like — MTELISSFSDLDIADKIESYSDYPTYDPNSETSFRCSESVAIGFKYAAAFLYGLVCLLSLLGNSLVVLVITYNKANRSITDVYLLNLAIADLLFALSLPMWAVYQVHEWIFGTAMCKLISALKEVNFYSGILLLAFISIDRYLAIVYATRAVTEKRHWVKFVCVGIWLFSFLFSLPVICFRKAFLSSSKMVCYENIEGGQTSDWRVILRILPQTFGFIVPLIIMLFCYGVTVHRLSQTKNSQKKKAMKVILVVVLVFLICWLPYHISLLADTLMRSGVIEDTCVRSDVINKVMFGTEILGFAHSCINPIIYAFIGQKFRNSFLKILVTQGIISNNTLTRYRKGSSFSSTSGNTSMTL; from the coding sequence ATGACAGAACTTATATCTTCTTTCTCTGATTTGGATATTGCTGACAAGATAGAAAGTTATAGTGATTATCCTACCTACGACCCTAATAGTGAAACATCATTTCGTTGCAGTGAGAGTGTGGCAATTGGGTTCAAGTATGCGGCGGCATTCCTCTATGGCCTGGTATGCCTTCTGAGCCTGCTGGGTAACTCCCTGGTGGTGCTGGTGATCACCTACAACAAGGCGAACCGTTCCATTACTGACGTCTACCTTCTGAACCTCGCCATTGCCGATCTCCTCTTTGCACTCAGCTTGCCAATGTGGGCAGTTTACCAAGTTCATGAGTGGATCTTTGGCACTGCCATGTGCAAACTCATCTCAGCACTGAAGGAAGTCAACTTCTACAGTGGCATCCTCCTGTTGGCTTTTATCAGCATTGATCGCTACCTGGCCATAGTTTACGCTACTCGGGCAGTCACTGAGAAGAGGCACTGGGTCAAATTTGTCTGCGTTGGCATCTGGCTGttctctttcctcttctccctccctgtaATCTGCTTCCGTAAAGCTTTCCTAAGTTCATCTAAAATGGTTTGTTATGAGAATATAGAGGGAGGTCAAACTTCGGACTGGAGGGTGATATTGAGAATTCTTCCACAAACTTTTGGCTTCATCGTCCCATTGATCATCATGCTCTTTTGCTATGGTGTGACAGTACACCGGCTTTCCCAGACCAAGAACAGCCAAAAAAAGAAGGCCATGAAAGTCATCTTGGTCGTGGTGTTGGTCTTCCTGATCTGTTGGCTGCCCTACCATATCTCCCTGCTTGCTGATACCTTAATGAGGAGTGGAGTTATTGAGGACACCTGTGTCCGCAGTGATGTCATTAATAAAGTTATGTTTGGTACTGAGATCCTGGGATTTGCTCACAGCTGTATAAACCCCATCATATATGCCTTTATAGGACAGAAGTTCCGGAACAGCTTCCTGAAGATCTTGGTCACCCAAGGTATCATCAGCAATAACACCCTGACTCGATATAGGAAGGGATCTTCCTTCTCATCTACCTCTGGCAACACCTCCATGACCCTGTAG